The Xenopus laevis strain J_2021 chromosome 5L, Xenopus_laevis_v10.1, whole genome shotgun sequence genome has a segment encoding these proteins:
- the LOC121393880 gene encoding WAP four-disulfide core domain protein 3-like encodes MGPPTSVVLILALTLGSMGTLAQKPTPPVMEEFTEEPDADNAMRPEFAGPGIIRPQVKPGTCPLPVNENECDLSQRDECRSDRHCRGKLKCCSNGCRKRCLLPLEDKDDSCPFFDASICVHVRPLPDECSSDNQCQGTERCCCYNCRLACKPTVIVKPGQCPAPNKLCSLLPPKHECETDGGCKGKQKCCENCGRKCTTPKTENPGFCPVSIETVSCFTYLWKPKCQTDQDCRRGQKCCLSRNRMECVPALIEKPGTCPIPVTRCRADLRPTKPKCTSDKDCPGDKKCCTPECEPRCIDPNEFAEP; translated from the exons ATGGGGCCCCCAACTTCTGTCGTCCTGATCCTGGCGCTCACCCTCGGCTCTATGGGCACCTTGGCACAGAAACCTACAC CACCAGTAATGGAGGAATTTACTGAGGAGCCTGACGCAGACAATGCCATGAGGCCCGAGTTTGCCGGTCCTGGGATTATTAGGCCACAGGTGAAGCCCGGGACTTGCCCTTTGCCAGtgaatgaaaatgaatgtgaTCTGTCCCAGAGGGACGAATGTAGGAGTGACCGGCACTGCAGGGGCAAATTGAAATGCTGTTCCAATGGCTGCAGGAAAAGATGTCTCCTCCCACTAGAAG ACAAGGACGATTCCTGCCCCTTCTTTGATGCATCCATTTGTGTTCATGTGCGGCCCCTTCCGGATGAGTGTTCCTCAGATAATCAGTGCCAAGGAACAGAGAGGTGCTGCTGCTACAACTGCCGCCTCGCCTGCAAACCAACTGTCATAG TGAAACCTGGTCAGTGCCCGGCTCCAAACAAACTCTGCTCACTGCTGCCTCCAAAACATGAGTGTGAGACAGACGGCGGctgcaaaggaaaacaaaagtgcTGTGAGAACTGCGGGCGCAAATGTACAACCCCTAAAACAG AGAACCCCGGCTTCTGCCCCGTGAGCATAGAAACGGTGTCGTGTTTCACTTATTTATGGAAACCCAAGTGTCAGACTGATCAGGACTGCAGGAGGGGCCAGAAGTGTTGTCTCTCTCGGAATAGGATGGAGTGTGTACCGGCTTTAATAG AGAAGCCGGGGACATGCCCAATACCAGTGACTCGGTGCAGAGCTGATTTACGCCCCACAAAGCCAAAATGCACCAGCGACAAGGACTGCCCAGGGGACAAGAAGTGCTGCACCCCCGAGTGTGAGCCCAGGTGCATCGACCCCAATGAGTTTGCCGAACCCTAG